DNA sequence from the Vicia villosa cultivar HV-30 ecotype Madison, WI linkage group LG3, Vvil1.0, whole genome shotgun sequence genome:
atttctattaAAGTATTACACATTTTtataaaagtgtttttttttatttctgaactcaacaataacatgcataattttttaatattgttaaaaaaacttaaaattatatgatattttataattaatctaattaattttatCACAAACGCGGATAAACGGACTCGGGTATTAAGGTATCCATATAGTACAAATATGAACATTGGTGTCCACGCATATATGAACTCGGGTACGAAAAAAAATTAACCGTAGATATTGAGACGGATACTATAGTATCATGCCCGCCCAAACTGTGTCCATCGTCATCCCTAGCTCTCTACTCTGTCTTATGGTTTACCATTGACTACCTTAGACCATGTACGTTATGTGCAAACTCTTATTACTttattgtttcataaaataatacgaacaatattttattttttgtgatctaattaatttttatttattctatctaCTGACTTTTAAAATTTAGATTACATCTCGTACTAGTCCTTTTgatttttactgtattttcataGATTTTTCACTCTGCATTGTTCAAAGTAAGATGATTAAGTTATATGTTTACCACTTACGATCTCTTGACAACAAATTGCAGATATATTAACCAAAAGTGTTCGGTAAGACCCATCTTTAAACAGATATTTGAATTAAAACCTAAAATGTTTTGTATCTGCAACTTAAGATCATTTTGATTCTAAACAAATTAGATATTGGATAAGTCCTCTTAACAGCAAAACTTTGCATACAAATCTTGTTACTAATGTGCTACCAAAACTAATTTTACTTCTATGGCGTTGCTGCCCCACATTGGAAATTATGAACCAGAATATATATCATGGATTTACAAAACTGTTAAGTTTGGATTTTCTGATgcacctctttctccatgttagAATTTTCTGGAGGACTAATGCACTGCATATTCCAACGATGAATGATTGTAAAGGACCTCTTAGATGTGAATATTATGAACATAAACTGAAATTTTCATGACTTATTTTTATACTCTTACAAACATTAACAAAagtactaattaaaatatattcaaataaacTCTTCGATACTTCTCCCCTGGTACATGGAACTCCCTTAATACATGGCGCTAAACACATAGAAGGTGAGAAGCTAAGATCAGTCAACAAGAGGATTGAGCACCTGACCAACAAAGAGGATCGTTCCTGTCAAGTCTTCTCTTATCACAAATAAGAAAGGATGGTCAGCGACAAAGTCTATTGGAGATGGAACACGCATAATACTCCCTACTAGTACTGTGGCTGCTGTGGCAGCAGTAGCTTCTGTGCCTTTTTCATTCACTTCAATGAAAGACTTATGAAATATATTAGAAACACAAAGGTTTTGACCCTCAGAGTCCACCATTTTCGTCAAACCTCCCGTAGAGAAAGGTAGAACCACTCCTAACTCTTTCAGTACATCAGAAGTTTCAAGCCCAAATAAAATTTTGAATCTTGGAATCCTAAAGTCACCTACTTCGACTTGATGATAAGGAAGCATGCGATCGAGCAACTCAGATTTGGAAGCCAACTTCTCAACCAAAGCTGACAATCCATCTTTTGAATTCGGAAGAAAAATATACATGGAGAATCGACGCTTATCTTCGCCTTGCTTATAAGGAAGACCAAGGACTTTAAAATCATTGAATTCTCTAATAAACTGATCCATCTCGCTGGTCATGAAGGGAACCTTGACAGAGTTACCATTCAAAAGGTGAAAATCATTATTTTTGGTTAAGGAAACATCAAACTTGTCATTCCATATTCCTTTAAAGTATAATGCATTAGCAAAGACAAGCCGGGTGTCTCCGTCGATTGATCCTTGGGGAAGAAGTTCTTTAATGAGACCATTAGTCTCTTTTTCAGACCATAAATTCACTTCATTGCTCACTTCAACAGCCttcaaaaccatatcaaatttAAAACTCAATCGCATAAACAGATAATTTGAATtgctttaatcaattaaaaatttaGCAAAGACGAAAAGTCGTGAACTATGAAACCCTAACACAAAATAGTTTGAAAATAAAAACAGCATATTGCATATACATTATACGCACCTTGTTCTGGAAATCAACGGAGGACAAATTGGCTTTGAAGTCAGTAGACACGATTTGTTTGAAGGAAGGTTGAAGAGATAGGGTTTTATCAATCCAGACACCGTCAACGAAAGAGAGGAGAGGTCCGCCAGCTGGA
Encoded proteins:
- the LOC131660897 gene encoding serpin-ZX-like, which encodes MDLRESITNQTNVSFTIANHLFSNVSHSDMNIVFSPLLLHLVLSIIAAGSDGPVQQQLLSFLQSKSTDHLISFASQLVSVVLTDASPAGGPLLSFVDGVWIDKTLSLQPSFKQIVSTDFKANLSSVDFQNKAVEVSNEVNLWSEKETNGLIKELLPQGSIDGDTRLVFANALYFKGIWNDKFDVSLTKNNDFHLLNGNSVKVPFMTSEMDQFIREFNDFKVLGLPYKQGEDKRRFSMYIFLPNSKDGLSALVEKLASKSELLDRMLPYHQVEVGDFRIPRFKILFGLETSDVLKELGVVLPFSTGGLTKMVDSEGQNLCVSNIFHKSFIEVNEKGTEATAATAATVLVGSIMRVPSPIDFVADHPFLFVIREDLTGTILFVGQVLNPLVD